In Indicator indicator isolate 239-I01 chromosome 28, UM_Iind_1.1, whole genome shotgun sequence, the genomic stretch CACAAGATGGCGGAGAGCGGCGCTGGGAAGCGGCGCAAGGAGACGCAGGTGGGCGCGCGAGGCAGCGGCCGTTGCCCCGGTACCGTGGAGCGGCCCCTGAGTGGAGACCGCCTCTAACAGCTGTCTGTCTCCCGCAGACTCTGGAGGGGAAGGTGGAGTGGCGGCGCTGGACTCAGGAGAGTAAGGCCAGGCCCCGCGGGGATGGGGGCGGGCAGGCGAACCGGAACGCAGCTGCAGCGCTGCCCGGACTGGCGGAGTCCTCGGACTGGGAGAAGCCATCCCTGAGCGTCATCTCAGCCCTGGTCTGAGCGGTCACGGCTCGTTGTTTAAAGCGAGGCACTGCTGTCATTccagggaaagcagagaagaaaaaatggaGGGAGAAGAAATTGCTGAAGAAGCTGGAAAAGCAGCGGATGCGGGACCTGGCAGAGAAACAAGCGGAGAAACAAGCGgagaagcaagagaagaagaaggataAAGGTGATGGAGCCGTGAGCCGGTGTCGAGGCCTgggggagggagtggagagAACTTGGGTGAGGATAAGGAAGGTGAGGCTCGCTCCGCGGGTAGGTTCCAGATCAGCAAGTCGGGACATGCTGCGGGAGACACCCTCCCGAGGGGAAAACCTGGCAGGAAAAGCTGAGGAGTagaggctgcagctgactgCCACTGACTCTGCTCCCCAGGACCCCCCCCAACGCTGAGCGTGGCCCTGCCGGGCTCCATCCTGAACAATGCCCAGTCCCTGGAGCTCCGCACCTACCTGGCAGGGCAGATCGCCCGGGCCTGTGCCATCTTCTGTGTGGATGAGATCGTGGTGTTCGACGAGGATGGAGAGGGGGCGAAGTAAGGAGGAGCCTCCATGCTCTGCACAGGTtttctggctgctctctgtgccttCAGTCTCGGtaggctgggagcagcagagagccgcagggggctggagggcagggctgagccCGTCTCCTTCCCCAGCggtgcaggaggaggtgctgctgcctccagatGCCTCCTGGCCatgtggggctgtgcagcctcctgcagggGTCACAGGCTGTTCTTTCTGCTTCAGGACCGTAGAAGGGGACTTCAAAGGCATTGGGAGGAGAGGCAAAGCCTGCGTGCAGCTGGCTCGGATCCTGCAGTACCTGGAGTGCCCTCAGTAAGTCCACCGTGGCCAGACTGCagcacaccagcagcagaactgacCCGTGGGTACTTCATGCCCCAGAGGCTATAGGAGCAGAGGCCAAACTCTTTATATTGCACAGCTGTGCAAGGACCCAGGACCTACTCCTCTCGTGTCTGGCTCTGAAGCTTAGCTATGAGCAGTGAATGCAGAACACAAGCTGCATGCCGCAGAGGCAGCTCAGGGACTCCAGGGAGCTAAGCTTGAtttgctctgtgcccagctcctttGAGTCTAGAACAGGGCTAGAACTGAGGCTTAGGTTGCATAGCAACAACTGGTTGCATATCTCACCCTTCTCTGCCATCAGGTACTTGAGGAAATCCTTCTTTCCCAAGCATGAGGATCTGCAGTTTGCAGGTAACCACTCAGCTgcctctgtccccagctgctggctgccacccCGAGCCCTGGCTCCTGCTTCACAGGGGATGCACAGAGCTGAGCAACTTCTGCCACTGCAGGGCAGGTGCttagctgctggagcagagcaggagtggGCAAGGGGAGCAGCTGGACTGTTCCTGAGCAGCTGCTTCCATTTGTGCTGTTCTAGGGCTCCTCAACCCCCTGGACACTCCCCACCACATGCGGCTGGAGGAGGAGTCCCCATACCGTGAGGGAGTGGTGCTGGACAGGCCAAGCAAATCCGAGAGAGGCTCCTTTGTGAACTGTGGGATGAGGAAGGTATGGCTGTCACCATCTCCCCCTGTCcccaccttccccagcagctgcagaagggctgaggctgagcagagtcTCCCTGCAGGAGGTACAGATCGACAGGCAGCTGAGCCCTGGCCTGCGAGTCACAGTGCAGCTGGAGCCTGAGCAGCCAGGTGAGTCCCCGCCCCCCTAGCACCTGGTCAAAGCCAGCCTGCAGTGGGAGAGCCCAGGAGTTGTTCACCTCTTTGCTTCTCTTCCAGAATGCAAAGTGCGGAAAGGCTCCGTGGTGTCCTCGCAGCAGCCCCGAACAGCCTTGGGGCTCTACTGGGGTTACAGTGTCCGCCTGGCCTCCTGCCTGAGTGAGTGCCAGGggcctgctctgcttctgctgggccTCCACACAGCTCCCAGGGTGGCTCAGCACACAGGAATGGGCCCCTTAGCAAGCTCTCCTGTCCCAGAGGCAGCTTACAGGGGCGCttagcagctctgtggctggcacagccagggacaTGAATCCCCACAGCCAGCtaccagcagccctgccctgtgtccctgctcaccacTGCACCAAgtccatgctggagcagatgagTTTCCATAACTGCTCAGTGTCACCAAAGGCAGCAGTGACACCTGTGCTCGGGAGCCCTGCAAAACCCTTTTCTCACCTTCTGATCTCCTAGGAAAATTGTCAGCCATTAGGCAGGGGATGGCTCCTGGCACCTGCTTGGGCTTTgaggaaaagctgctgcagttgAGAAGGTGCCAGAGCATCCTACAGCAAGGGAGTTGTGTAGGGAAGAGGAATGATGCCTTTGGTGCAGTATTGGCATGAAAAGAATTCCTTCTGCTGTCCCTCTTCTGGGGGGCACCCAGTGTGGGCGAGGACCCCTCAATAACCCCAGGCTGTGTTTGCCAGGTGCTGTCTTCTCAGAGTGCCCCTTCAAGGAGGGCTACGACCTCTCCATTGGCACCTCTGAGCGGGGCAACCGTGTGGACCAGGCCACTCTGCCCTCCTTCAGGTTTGTGCCCCTCCTGCTTGACCCCACACAGAGCCCTTGgggaggcctgcagcaggcagcagagctgctcctgtctGCTCCAAGGCAATTCCTCTGCATGAAAAGTCAGGGGAAGTGCCCCAGGGCAGCCCCAATTCCTTTCCTGGAGGGCTGgaggcacaggagcagctctgcacgtgaggctggcagcacctgccttggcaggggagtCACAGCCAGCCTGCCCTTTCTCCCCTAGGCATGCCCTCGTTGTCTTTGGAGGTCTTGAGGGCTTGGAAGCTGGGGTTGATGTGGACCCAAACCTACAGGTCACTGACCCAAGCCTCCTGTTTGACTTCTACCTGAACACTTGtcccagccagggcagcagaaCCATCCGGACAGAGgtagggctgctgctgcctgcacagggctggttctgcccctggcagggacaCAGGGCCCAGAGGCTAccctgccagggacacctcagagaGCCCTGGCTGGCCTGGTGCTCCTCAGAGCAGTTCTGACTGGGTCTGTTGCAGGAGGCCCTGCTGATCTCCCTGTCTGcactgagaccacaccttgaggaggctgtgaggatgccccggggacagctgagggaaagACCTCAATGACCTGCAACCCCCAGTGCTGGGCAAGTCACCAAGAcacagcaggggctggctgctgttggcagcagcagttctgcaccctgctgcctggtggtctggccaagggctgggcactgctgctcagcaggtgGGACGTCTGGGGTGGGCaataaagcagagcagaacctTGGAACTTGTGTGCCAGCGTTCCGGTGTAGAGTGGGCACTTGGTGCCCAGAGCTCCTGCATGGTGAGTGCCTCTGGAGCCATCTGGCCTTCAGCTTCAAGTCAAAACCTAATCCCTGCACTGAGTTCCTGTCTCAGCCAGACTTCCCCCAGCCCACCCAACTCCATCCTTCCCAGAAGCAGTAGGGGCTGGAGCTCCACAtggccccagcacagctccgTGCAGTTGGGCTCCattgatgaggccttgagctctGCCTGAAGTGAGCCtaaacaggaaagcagctgcaaaaGTTGGCTGCGCTGTTGGTGTGCAAAGCTTTACTGCTGAAACCATCTTCTGAGAGACAACAACCACACAAAGGCAGAAGCCTGTCTCCTGCTCCTCTAAACACAGAAACCAGAACTTCCCCACAGAGCCCAAGGGAACAGCTCCAGGGTAGTTCCACACTGCAGGGGCAAATCTTAGCCCTGTAGAATCGGAATTGTGAGGGCTGCCAA encodes the following:
- the SPOUT1 gene encoding putative methyltransferase C9orf114 homolog; the encoded protein is MAESGAGKRRKETQTLEGKVEWRRWTQERKAEKKKWREKKLLKKLEKQRMRDLAEKQAEKQAEKQEKKKDKGPPPTLSVALPGSILNNAQSLELRTYLAGQIARACAIFCVDEIVVFDEDGEGAKTVEGDFKGIGRRGKACVQLARILQYLECPQYLRKSFFPKHEDLQFAGLLNPLDTPHHMRLEEESPYREGVVLDRPSKSERGSFVNCGMRKEVQIDRQLSPGLRVTVQLEPEQPECKVRKGSVVSSQQPRTALGLYWGYSVRLASCLSAVFSECPFKEGYDLSIGTSERGNRVDQATLPSFRHALVVFGGLEGLEAGVDVDPNLQVTDPSLLFDFYLNTCPSQGSRTIRTEEALLISLSALRPHLEEAVRMPRGQLRERPQ